CGTGATCGAAACCAGCGAGAACACACACCATGATCAAGAAGCAACCAGCCGCTAATCGCCGCGGCGCCGTGGTCGTCGAGTTCGCGATCATCGCGCCGGTGTTCTTCATGGTGATCTTTGCGATGTTCGAGTTCAGCCGCCTGAACGTGCTGCGGCACACGGCCGACAACGCCGCGTACGAGGCGGCGCGGCTGGCGATCGTGCCGGGCGCGACCGCCGCGGACGCCGAGAACGAGGCCAACCGGATCCTGCGGATCGTCGGCGCCCGTGACGCGGTGGTCACGGTCACGCCGGCGGTGATCGACCGGAGCACCACCGAGGTGACCGTCGAGGTCGCCGTGCCGCTAAACACCAACGGCCTGGTGACGCCCCGGTTCACTCGGGGCCGCACGCTGCAGAGCCGTTCGACGCTCCGCACCGAACGGGTGTCGACGCGCTAGCCCGGCGGCTGCGGACCGTCCGGCGCTCTACATCGCCGCAGCGGGGCGGGGCACGAGATCGGTCTTCGTCCCAGGTTCGTTGCTGAAACCGGCCACCCTGCGCGGTCTAATGCAGGTCTGCCCCGATGTCTGCCGCCCTCATTGGCAACGGCCGCCCAGCTTTTCTCGGGGGCTACCCTGCGGGAGCGCCCCCGGCGCCCGGCGGTGTTCTGGTTCCCTCGAGTGGCCGCTGTCGTGTTGTCCGATCTGCGTGGTCGGAATCGGACAAAACCCCCGTCCCCGTTCCGGGGGTATGTACACGCAACCGTTGGATTTCAATGCACTTACGAACGAACCGGGCGGAGCTGTGCCCCGAGTTTTGTCCCCTTCGCTCGTGTTTTTGGACAAAACGAATCGGACAAAACCCTGCCGGCCGAGCTGGCGTCCGGGCTGACCCACGGCGAGGTTTCGAGCCGACGGTCCAGGGGCGGTTGCCACAGAGTGCGGGGGCTGCGTGTTCCTGGTAGTCGAGCGGGGCTAGCGGACCGCAGTCGACTTGCCGGCGGATTCACCACCCGTTCGTGTGCTGATTGGACGACTTTTTAAGTTTCCTACCCAGATTGGGAAGGATTCGAGGAAACAAACCGAGTAAAACGTGCGTCTATGCGCATGGTTTCCGAGCAAGATTCCTGCCGCTCGGACGACTAGCCGTGGCCCAGCCGAACGGGGCCGCGGACCGAATGGCTCGCCCTTCTTCCCCTTCCCTTGATGGAGCGTCCCCTATGCGATCACTCGCCCCACCTTCGACCCGGTTTGTCGCGGCGTTGCTGGCAGCCTGCGGGATACTGTCCGCGGAGCACCTCCTGGCCGCCGACGGCGAAGCGGCTGCCGACAAGAAGGCCGACGCGCCCAAATCGATGCCGATGCTGCGGGTGCAGACCGCCGCGCCGGTGGTGAAGGCGGCCGCCGAGGCCAGTGAAGGTGAGGCCTGCGAGGGCGAGGCCTGCGAAGACGGCGCTTGCGAGACCGACGCCGCCCTGGCCGACGCGGCCGCGGGAGTCGTGGGCGGGGATGGAAAAGTAGCCGTGCACCCAACCCACCACCAAACCAAGATCATCAGCGTCAACGGAGAGGGCCTCGCGAAGGCCGACCTGAAGAGCTTCTGCCTGGCGCCGGATGGCAAGATCCTGGCCGCCTGCGACGGCGACAGCGGTGAGGTGCGGGTGTTCTCGCCGGCGGGCGACTACGAGGACACCTGGAAGCTGTCGGTCAAGCCCGACGCGATCAACGTCGGCTCGGACGGACAGGTTTATGTCGCGGGCGGCGGCAAGCTGCTGCGGCTCGACTCGCAGGGGCTGGTGACGCACGAGGCCGCGTCGCCGCACCTGGAGGACACCGCCGCCAAGCGCGCCGAGATCCGCGAGCAGCTGATCGCGCGGCAGAAGCAGTCGGTGGAGGCGTACGCCAAGATGAGCGAGCGTTACGACGATCGCCTCGCCAAGCTGCAGGACAAGCGGACCAAGCTTAAGGACGACGGCGAAGAAGTGCCCGCGTCGCTCGACCTGCAGATCAACAACGCGGAGCGGATGGTTGAGCAGTGGAAGAGCATAGTCGACCAGCTCGGCGGCGGTAACCTGACGGAGGAGCAGCTCGAGCAGAAGGTGAACGACTCGCTGCGGAGCGCGTCCGCGGTGGCCTCGATCAGCGAATCGGGCGGCGATGTCTTTATCGCGACCCGCGAGGCGGCCGGCTACGGCTTCTGCGTGTGGAAGCTTGATCACGAGTTCACCAGCGGCGAGGTCATTGTCAAAGGCCTGAGCGGCTGCTGCGGCCAGATGGACGTGCAGTGCTGTGAGAACGGCATCTACGTGGCGGAGAACTCGCGGCACCGCGTGTACCACCTCGACGCGGCCGGCGAGGAGCTGGGCCAGTGGGGCCACGGCGCCCGTGACGGCCTGGAGGGCTTCGGCAGCTGCTGCAACCCGATGAACGTCGCGTTTGGGCCGGACCGCACGGTGTACACGGCCGAGTCCGGCACCGGCCGCATCAAGCGGTACTCGCCCGAGGGCGAGCTGCTGGAGCTGGTCGGCAAGGTGGACATCGTGCCCGGGTGCAAGAAGGTCTCGATCGCGGTCGACAAGTCGGGCGACCGTGTCTACATGCTGGACATCACGCGGCACCACATCGTGATGATGGAACGCGTGCCCGAGGGCGACGAAGCGGAGTACACCGAGTACCGCACCGTGAAGGCGGATGCGGACGAAGCGGCGGCCGCTGTCGGCGTCGACGCCGTGCTGACGTACTAGCCAACGGGTCGGCGCCCTCCCGCGGGTGGGCGCCGACCCGTGTTCATTCAATAAGGGGGTAGTCGATGCACCGGATTGCTTGGGGCTGCTTGGCGTTGATCGCCGCGGCGGCGCAGCCCGCCGTTGGCGCCGACGCGTCGGCGTCGTCCGCGGCCCAGCCGTTCTCGCTGGTGGTGATGGACCCGCTCGCCGCGCCGCTCTCCTGCCCGTGCGTCGAGGGCTACGCGCAGCGGAAGTACGAGGTGCTGGGCGAGCACCTGGAGAAGACGCTCGGCCGGCCGGTGACGGTCACCTTCGCCGAGTCGCTGGCCGGCGCCCTGAAGAAGGAGGGCTGCGACCACGCGGACCTGATCATCGGCAAGGATTCGGTGGTCCGGTCGGACGCGGCCAAGGCGGGCTACGGGCTGACCGTGCTGGGGCGACTGACCGACAAGCAGGGCGACTCCGAGCAGACCGGGCTGGTGGTGGTGCGCAGCCAGGACCAGGCCCAAACCGTGGGCGACCTTAAGGGTTACCGCGTGCTGTTCGGCCCGCCCGAGTGCGACGAGAAGTTCGCCGCGCCGCGCGAGCTGCTCACTAAGGCAGGCGTGAAGATCGCCGACGCCAAGCAGGCCGAGATCACCAGCGCGTGCAGCGACGGCGCGTGCAAGATCATCGAGTGGGGCGACGCCGAGCAGGCGGCCGCGGTGATCTCCAGCTACGCCGCGCCGCTGCTAGAGGGTTGCGGCACCATCAAGAAGGGCGACCTGCGAGTGGTCGGCAAGACCGAAGCGGTTCCGTTCATCACCGCGTTCGTCACCGACCGCGTCGACGAGCCACAGGCCGCGGCGGTGCAGCACGCGCTGCTGACGGTCGCCGAGGACCCGCAGCTGCTGATCGCGCTGGAGTCGATGCTCGGCTTCATCGAACCCGACGAAGACTACCTGAAGCAGCACAGCCGCAACGCGCCGCAACCTAAGAAGCAGGCCGAACCCAAGCCGAACAAGCAGGCGTGGAACGACTTCCTCGGCCCCACCCGCGACGGGCGCGTCGCCTGGTTGCCGGAGTCGCTCGCCGAGCAGCCCACGGTGCTCTGGCGGCAGCCGCTGCTGCGGCCCGGCATGGGGGGCGTGGCCGCGACTGATGAGCACGTCGTGATCGGCGACCGCGACGCGTCGAACAACCTGGACGTTTGGCGATGCTACTCCGCCCGCGACGGCACCCCGCTGTGGACCATCGAGTACCCGGCGCTGGGCGCGCTGGACTACGACAACCTCCCCCGCGCGACGCCGGTCATCCACGAGCGTCGCGTTTTTTTGTTTGGGGCCTTCGGTGACCTGGTCTGCGCCGACCTCGACACCGGCGAGCAGCTGTGGGAGACCAACATCCGCTTCGACTTTGGCGTCATCGACGAGCAGGTGTGGGGGACGTGCTCCACGCCGCTGCTGGTTGACGGGCTGCTGATTGTGAGTCCGGGTGCGGCGGACGCGTCGCTCGTCGCGCTGGACGCCGAGTCGGGAACGCCGGTCTGGCAGGCGCCGGGCGGGCCGCACGCATACGCCTCGCCCGTGCTGGCCACGCTAGGCGGCGTGCGGCAGGTTGTGGCGTTCGACAAGACGTCGGTCGGCGGTTTCGACCCGGCCACCGGCCAGCGGCTGTGGACGCTGACGCCGCCCACCCCGGGCGACTTCAACGTCCCTACGCCGGTGGTGGTGGGCGGCAGGCTGTTGCTGGTGAGCGAGAACAACGGCGCCCGGCTGCACGGGTTCGATGACCAGGGCCGCATTGTCGAGCAGCCGGTTGCCATCTACCGCAAGCTGAAGCCCGACATGAGCACGCCGACCGTCGCGGAAGGCCGCGTGCTGTGCGTGAAGGACCAGCTCTACTGCCTCGACGCCCGCACGCTGGAGCCCATCTGGCAGGGGGGCCGCCGGCAGTTTCCCGGCTACGCGCCGGTGCTGGCCACCGACCGCCGCGCGCTGACCTTCGCCAAGGGCGGGGAACTGCTGCTGGTCGACGCCCAGGCAGATGACTTCACCATCTTAGGCCGCAGCCGGCCC
This portion of the Posidoniimonas corsicana genome encodes:
- a CDS encoding TadE/TadG family type IV pilus assembly protein; the encoded protein is MIKKQPAANRRGAVVVEFAIIAPVFFMVIFAMFEFSRLNVLRHTADNAAYEAARLAIVPGATAADAENEANRILRIVGARDAVVTVTPAVIDRSTTEVTVEVAVPLNTNGLVTPRFTRGRTLQSRSTLRTERVSTR
- a CDS encoding outer membrane protein assembly factor BamB family protein, with translation MHRIAWGCLALIAAAAQPAVGADASASSAAQPFSLVVMDPLAAPLSCPCVEGYAQRKYEVLGEHLEKTLGRPVTVTFAESLAGALKKEGCDHADLIIGKDSVVRSDAAKAGYGLTVLGRLTDKQGDSEQTGLVVVRSQDQAQTVGDLKGYRVLFGPPECDEKFAAPRELLTKAGVKIADAKQAEITSACSDGACKIIEWGDAEQAAAVISSYAAPLLEGCGTIKKGDLRVVGKTEAVPFITAFVTDRVDEPQAAAVQHALLTVAEDPQLLIALESMLGFIEPDEDYLKQHSRNAPQPKKQAEPKPNKQAWNDFLGPTRDGRVAWLPESLAEQPTVLWRQPLLRPGMGGVAATDEHVVIGDRDASNNLDVWRCYSARDGTPLWTIEYPALGALDYDNLPRATPVIHERRVFLFGAFGDLVCADLDTGEQLWETNIRFDFGVIDEQVWGTCSTPLLVDGLLIVSPGAADASLVALDAESGTPVWQAPGGPHAYASPVLATLGGVRQVVAFDKTSVGGFDPATGQRLWTLTPPTPGDFNVPTPVVVGGRLLLVSENNGARLHGFDDQGRIVEQPVAIYRKLKPDMSTPTVAEGRVLCVKDQLYCLDARTLEPIWQGGRRQFPGYAPVLATDRRALTFAKGGELLLVDAQADDFTILGRSRPFEAAANTTLYGCPALVGGRLYLRGPNELVCIDLADRSDESTARVSRVD